The stretch of DNA AGTTCAGGGTCTCTTTATCGGGGCGGTCAAAACAATAGGATCGACTCGGATCGACCAGCAGCCGATCCATCGCGGTTCGGCCCAACAGCATACGGAACCGCATGGTTTCGCGATTGGTCAACGTCATTTCAATCGGCCATTCCTCGTCACCGAGGCGAGCCAGGGTTTCGATGACATAGCGTTGTTCACGATGGCCACCAGAGTCGGTCACGGTCCGACGGTCCTTGACTACGGCTTCACAGGTCAGCTCGGGTATGGTGGCACCTTGTAGGGGGTGAAGACGAAATCGAACCCAGTGCTGATTGTCGCGGGTAAACTCTTCAACAAAACAGGTATGCAATGCCGAGGTGCGGGCACCGGTGTCGATTTTGGCTTTGATCCACGGTATATTCAATTGAGGCAGGCACAGCCATTCGCGCCATCCAACGACCGATTGTGTTTCCATGGTCGCTCCTTCTTAAAACACGGGTTAATAAAAATCTTCCACCAGAGACTGGAATGCCTCTATGGAGTCAACAATCTGATCTTCGTCGCCATCGGGGGCGGCCAGATGAAACAGGGCATCACCCTGGTACACGAGGGGTAAGTTCTGTAACCCCATAACCACGCCCCGGTGCTGGGCAATCACCGGCGTGCGTTTATTGTTCAGTGGATTCTCAATATAGCCCAGTTTGTCGCCATCACTGACCAGATCGCCCAGTTCGCAGGTGCGGCGCAGTAAGCCACTGATCGGTGCCCGGACCCAGAATGTTCGCCGCGAGATCAGCGATTCCCCCTTTGGTGCTCTGGGTCGTGCCGGCAGCATGTGCAGATGGCGCATCACTGAAACAATCCCCCGTACCCCGAAACGGATCGAAGGTTCGTCAAAGCGCAATGCTTCGCCGGCTTCATAGACTAGGATCGGTACGCCCATCTCATGCACGGCCTGGCGCAGTGAATTATCACGCAATCGCGAGTGAACGATGAGCGGCGCTCCAAAGGCGCGGGCAAATGCCAGCTCGGCGTCATTTTCCCATTCGCAACGGATCTGCGGCAGGTTGTTGCGATGGTTGGAACCGCTGTGTAGATCGATGCCGTGCGTACACTGGCTGACGATCTGCTCAAGAAAGCGATGGGCCACCCGTGATGCCAGCGAACCCTCCTCGGAACCGGGAAACGAGCGATTGAGGTCGCGCCGATCCGGCAGATAACGGGACCGGTTGAGAAAGCCATACACGTTCACCAGTGGAATCGCAATCAGGGTGCCGCGCAGCGATTTGAGCAACTTGAGGTTGATCAGTCGGCGGACAATCTCCACCCCGTTGATCTCGTCACCGTGAATGGCCGCGCTGACAAATAGTACCGGGCCGGGACGGCGGCCGCGAAACACATGAACAGGCATGGCCAGTTCGGTGCGATCATACAGGCGTGGCAACGGCAGGGAGATCAGGCGGATTTCTCCGGGCTTGATCATTTCACCGGCAATTTCAATTGTTGAGGATGTTGTCTCAGTCATCATGTTTCCCCCCATGAGGGCACACCATTACGTTGTGCACAAGCGGCAGGGGAGAATACACCCATAATGCGAAAATGCAAGCGTATTTTCTCCTGTAATAACAGAGAGCTTCACTTTTTATCGTTCATATTGACAGGACTGGAAATCTGACGGAATCCAATGGGTCGGTAAACACATACTAACAGTGTAACCGAAACTGGACAGATCGCCATTCCAACGGCTCATTCAGCGCCACTTTACAGGATTAGTCATCAGGGTGTAGAACTGTCACATGGAATTTTTTGTCTGTCAGGGTGGTGAAAACAGACTGTTGAGCCCATGGATGCGCGCGCAATTAAATCCCTGATTTTGTGCGCAAGGCATCGTCTTGTCGACGTGTTTCGTTAAAGTGCTTCGGATGGGACGTTTTCTATTTCCTGGCGGGAGGGGATTTTTGTGATGACGCATGCACAGGTATGGCAACAATTTATTGAAACCGGAAAACTCGACAGTGCCGTCGATAAAGCCGAAATCCGACATTCCTGGCAACGTTGTCGTGAGATGGATGTTGATCCCTACGATGGTGTCAGTCATCAATTGCTGACACCCGGACAGATCAGCGCATTGCTCGGCAGCCAGAAGCTCTACATCTCATTGGTGCGCCATTTTATGAAGCAGCTTTATGAGTTTGTCAAAGGGTCCGGGTTTATCGTGTTTCTGGCCAATCGGGAAGGGTATATTCTCGAAGCCTTGGGCGATCCGGAGACCTTCAAGGCCGCCGCTCAGGTCAACTTGATTCAGGGTGCCTGCTGGGTCGAATTTGCCGGAGGCACCAACGGCATCGGGACCGCGTTGGCCATCGGGCGACCGGTTCAGGTCTCAGGTTGTGAGCACTATTGTCAGAAACTGCATAGCTGGACCTGTTCAGCAGCCCCGCTTTATGACGAGTGTGGTGATATCAGTGGTGTTTTGCAGATGTCCGGCCCCTGTGAAAAAACCCATCCGCATACGCTGGGCATGGTTGTCGCTTCAGCGGAAGCAATCCGCAAGCAGTTGAGTGTCTGGCAACGCAACAATGAGCTTGTTCTGGCCAATGCGCAGCTCAGCCATCTGTTTCAGACCATGTCCGACGGAGCTCTGGTCATCGATGCTGATGGCCGGGTGATCCAGGTGAAC from Desulfuromonas acetoxidans DSM 684 encodes:
- a CDS encoding ATP-dependent zinc protease, which encodes METQSVVGWREWLCLPQLNIPWIKAKIDTGARTSALHTCFVEEFTRDNQHWVRFRLHPLQGATIPELTCEAVVKDRRTVTDSGGHREQRYVIETLARLGDEEWPIEMTLTNRETMRFRMLLGRTAMDRLLVDPSRSYCFDRPDKETLNSVYPQGDVK
- a CDS encoding succinylglutamate desuccinylase/aspartoacylase family protein, producing the protein MMTETTSSTIEIAGEMIKPGEIRLISLPLPRLYDRTELAMPVHVFRGRRPGPVLFVSAAIHGDEINGVEIVRRLINLKLLKSLRGTLIAIPLVNVYGFLNRSRYLPDRRDLNRSFPGSEEGSLASRVAHRFLEQIVSQCTHGIDLHSGSNHRNNLPQIRCEWENDAELAFARAFGAPLIVHSRLRDNSLRQAVHEMGVPILVYEAGEALRFDEPSIRFGVRGIVSVMRHLHMLPARPRAPKGESLISRRTFWVRAPISGLLRRTCELGDLVSDGDKLGYIENPLNNKRTPVIAQHRGVVMGLQNLPLVYQGDALFHLAAPDGDEDQIVDSIEAFQSLVEDFY